One stretch of Ferroacidibacillus organovorans DNA includes these proteins:
- a CDS encoding GNAT family N-acetyltransferase, with translation MPEDRKLRANSTKSSHKQPVTLAAGTKKQPAKKRRPRPHASRVDHVTPASTEVAEPMQVETPVTTRLTLRMMLPEDQAIVTRVTQEELSSVYRESYGNELDMGMVMQYVQSAQTRMILVDDQVAGYVSYVADDFGRMNVGSLVISRRYQGNGYGTRIMKYLEQEALAMGMNEIEVFIQGTNTRSQTFVQRLGYVQVQSNQPQTIVMIKTLRPTSDAQQPQ, from the coding sequence GTGCCAGAAGATCGCAAGCTCCGCGCTAATTCAACGAAATCCTCTCATAAACAACCTGTGACGCTGGCGGCTGGCACCAAGAAGCAGCCAGCTAAAAAGCGACGTCCACGTCCGCATGCGTCACGTGTCGATCATGTGACACCAGCGTCTACAGAGGTTGCCGAACCGATGCAGGTCGAAACGCCGGTCACAACACGCTTGACGCTGCGAATGATGCTTCCGGAGGATCAAGCCATTGTCACGCGTGTCACTCAGGAGGAACTCAGCAGTGTCTATCGAGAGAGTTATGGAAACGAACTCGATATGGGTATGGTGATGCAATACGTCCAAAGTGCGCAAACACGCATGATTTTGGTGGATGATCAGGTCGCGGGTTACGTAAGTTACGTTGCGGATGATTTTGGACGCATGAATGTAGGGTCACTTGTCATCAGTCGAAGGTATCAGGGAAATGGTTACGGCACGCGTATTATGAAATATTTGGAACAAGAGGCGCTCGCGATGGGCATGAATGAGATAGAGGTGTTCATCCAGGGAACGAACACGCGCAGTCAAACGTTCGTTCAGCGCTTGGGCTATGTACAGGTACAATCCAATCAACCGCAAACGATTGTGATGATCAAGACGCTGCGCCCTACAAGTGATGCGCAACAACCGCAGTAA